From Shewanella yunxiaonensis, the proteins below share one genomic window:
- a CDS encoding sodium/sugar symporter, with protein MLLAPLDFAILAAYVVILLGLAWWVSRDKPGHDKNTSDYFLAGNSLPWWAIGASLVASNISAEQVIGMSGSGYAIGLAIASYEWMAAITLIIVGAWFLPIFLKRKIYTMPQFLLHRYDNRVRLTMALFWMAVYVFVNLTAVLWLGALAINTLTGLNISASLVLLALLSLAYSLYGGLKVVALTDIIQVLLLVAGGLFLSYVSLQMVSDGHGVVAGFDILMTKLPEKFDMILTPDNPNYASLPGISVLIGGLWVMNLSYWGFNQYIIQRALAAKDLKEARKGIAFAAFLKLLMPVLVVLPGIAAVLLLPPLDRPDQAYPQLMGLMPVGLKGLIFAALVAAILSSLASMTNSISTIFTMDLYAQVRRHQTQHHYVKVGRIASVAALVIALVTAQPLLGKSEQAFQFIQEFTGFFTPGIVVLFVLGMFWKKATANGALAAAIGSAALSAAAKFWLPEVPFMDRVGYVFLCCLVLAVVISLLEGKGKDHEHSIPLHDIDFTTHGGYRVCAVVISLILIGFYTTWW; from the coding sequence ATGTTGTTAGCCCCATTGGATTTTGCCATTCTGGCGGCCTACGTGGTCATCCTACTTGGACTGGCCTGGTGGGTGTCGCGGGACAAACCCGGGCACGATAAAAATACCAGCGATTATTTTTTGGCAGGCAACAGCCTGCCCTGGTGGGCCATTGGTGCCTCGTTGGTGGCCTCCAATATTTCTGCCGAGCAGGTTATCGGAATGTCCGGTTCCGGTTATGCGATTGGTCTGGCAATTGCCTCTTATGAGTGGATGGCGGCCATTACCCTGATCATCGTGGGTGCCTGGTTCCTGCCGATTTTCCTCAAACGCAAAATTTACACCATGCCGCAATTTCTATTGCATCGTTATGATAATCGAGTGCGATTGACCATGGCGCTGTTTTGGATGGCGGTGTACGTATTTGTTAACCTGACGGCGGTGCTGTGGCTGGGTGCCTTGGCCATCAATACGCTGACCGGACTGAATATCAGTGCCAGTCTGGTATTGCTGGCGCTATTGTCATTAGCCTATTCGCTTTATGGTGGTCTGAAGGTTGTGGCCCTGACCGATATTATTCAGGTGCTGTTACTGGTGGCTGGGGGCCTGTTCCTGTCTTATGTGTCGTTGCAGATGGTCAGTGATGGCCATGGGGTCGTCGCCGGTTTCGATATCCTGATGACTAAACTGCCGGAAAAATTCGACATGATCCTGACCCCGGATAATCCGAATTACGCCAGTTTGCCCGGGATTTCCGTATTGATTGGCGGGTTGTGGGTGATGAACTTGTCTTATTGGGGTTTTAACCAGTACATCATTCAACGGGCACTGGCGGCAAAAGACCTGAAAGAAGCGCGTAAGGGGATCGCGTTTGCTGCCTTCCTCAAACTGCTGATGCCCGTGCTGGTGGTATTGCCCGGAATTGCCGCCGTGTTGCTGTTGCCGCCGCTTGACCGTCCGGATCAGGCTTATCCACAATTGATGGGGCTGATGCCTGTAGGTCTGAAAGGGCTGATTTTCGCGGCATTGGTGGCCGCGATCCTTTCCAGTCTGGCCTCCATGACCAACAGTATTTCTACCATTTTTACCATGGACTTGTATGCGCAGGTGCGTCGTCATCAAACGCAACATCACTATGTCAAAGTTGGCCGTATCGCCAGCGTCGCGGCACTGGTCATCGCACTGGTGACTGCACAGCCACTGCTGGGTAAATCAGAACAGGCGTTCCAGTTTATTCAGGAGTTTACCGGATTCTTCACGCCGGGCATCGTGGTGCTGTTTGTGCTAGGTATGTTCTGGAAAAAGGCAACGGCCAACGGTGCACTGGCTGCGGCGATTGGGTCGGCGGCATTGTCGGCAGCGGCTAAATTTTGGTTGCCAGAAGTGCCATTTATGGATCGGGTGGGTTACGTGTTCCTTTGCTGTCTGGTATTGGCGGTGGTGATTTCGCTACTGGAAGGCAAAGGTAAGGACCATGAGCACAGCATTCCGCTTCATGATATCGACTTCACTACGCACGGCGGTTACCGCGTCTGTGCGGTGGTGATCAGTCTGATCCTGATTGGCTTTTACACAACCTGGTGGTGA